A genomic stretch from Tribolium castaneum strain GA2 chromosome 6, icTriCast1.1, whole genome shotgun sequence includes:
- the LOC662587 gene encoding elongation factor 1-beta', producing the protein MGKPSFGDLKTDKGVKELNSFLESRSYIEGYSLSQADLDAFGKLQKAPAANLPHALRWYNHVKSFTPAELKSLGVSGACPMKTAAPTTKDDDDDVDLFASDEEEDAEAARIREERLKAYAEKKSKKPELIAKSSIVLDVKPWDDETDMKEMEKNVRTIEMDGLVWGASKLVPVGYGINKLQIMCVVEDLKVSVDELVEKIQEFEDFVQSVDIAAFNKI; encoded by the exons ATGGGCAAACCCAGCTTTGGCGACCTCAAAACCGACAAAGGTGTGAAGGAACTGAACAGTTTCCTCGAAAGTCGCAGCTACATCGAAGG CTACTCGTTGTCTCAGGCCGACTTGGACGCGTTTGGCAAGCTCCAAAAGGCCCCAGCTGCGAATTTGCCCCACGCTTTGCGTTGGTACAACCATGTCAAGTCTTTCACTCCTGCGGAGCTGAAGTCGTTGGGGGTTTCGGGGGCATGCCCCATGAAAACTGCAGCTCCGACCACCAaagatgatgatgatgatgtcGATTTGTTCGCGTCTGACGAGGAAGAGGATGCGGAGGCTGCCAGAATAAGGGAGGAGCGTCTGAAGGCCTACGCTGAGAAGAAGTCAAAGAAACCGGAACTTATTGCCAAGTCAAGTATTGTGCTTGATGTCAAGCCCTGGGATGATGAGACCGATATGAAGGAGATGGAGAAGAATGTCAGGACTATTGAAATGGATGGGCTGGTTTGGGGGGCCTCCAAGTTGGTTCCTGTGGGCTATGGAATCAACAAGTTGCAAATTATGTGCGTGGTTGAAGACTTGAAGGTGTCTGTTGATGAGTTGGTCGAGAAGATTCAGGAGTTTGAGGATTTCGTCCAGTCTGTCGACATTGCAGCCTTTAAtaagatttaa
- the Hap40 gene encoding 40-kDa huntingtin-associated protein, which produces MSLEPTGDILDQYHTISSKLKKRFLRKPNVTEACESFSSLGKQCEASELPAYAGMCWISSARCEGSLGNTPGEASCLTRAARQFLSAETKDHELGCPSPCQENLEAAVGCFAYAASRYPEDCPIPVGLNLELVDFLKKVDRECDVEKHLQNTVELSKDNLDTKIFCLELLASHYIESRDYTGALNTFNDIASIVETLPLNGARAETMLKCEVSRVLLLLILRPAPQKLSPNLAKLLEKYTWGDQSDKALKACGMSQRMFILLQSLVAACQSLDTSNLDHLESELWKMVGKEERELLRILVQIYLEL; this is translated from the exons ATGAGTCTTGAACCAACTGGCGATATTTTGGACCAGTATCACACGATTTCGAGCAAACTGAAAAA GCGCTTCCTGCGTAAGCCAAACGTTACAGAAGCCTGCGAGTCGTTCAGTTCGTTGGGGAAACAATGCGAAGCCTCAGAACTGCCAGCTTATGCCGGAATGTGCTGGATTTCGTCAGCAAGGTGCGAGGGGTCTTTGGGGAACACCCCAGGTGAGGCGTCTTGTTTGACGCGAGCCGCGCGCCAGTTTTTATCAGCTGAGACGAAAGACCACGAGTTGGGGTGCCCCAGCCCTTGTCAGGAGAACCTGGAGGCTGCTGTGGGTTGTTTTGCTTATGCGGCGAGTCGCTACCCGGAAGACTGCCCTATTCCCGTGGGACTCAACCTCGAATTggttgattttttgaaaaaagttgacAGGGAGTGCGATGTTGAAaagcatttacaaaatacagtTGAATTATCAAAGGATAATTTAGacactaaaattttttgtttggaatTGCTAGCGTCCCATTATATAGAAAGTCGCGACTACACAGGAGCGCTAAACACCTTTAATGATATTGCTTCGATTGTTGAAACGTTGCCTCTGAATGGGGCACGAGCTGAGACCATGTTGAAATGTGAAGTTAGTCGAGTCTTGCTCTTGTTGATTTTGAGGCCTGCGCCCCAAAAACTGTCGCCGAATTTGGCCAAGTTACTCGAAAAGTACACATGGGGGGACCAAAGTGATAAAGCTTTAAAAG ctTGTGGGATGTCTCAAAGGATGTTTATTTTACTGCAGTCGCTTGTTGCCGCTTGTCAGTCGTTAGATACTTCGAATCTTGATCATTTAGAAAGCGAGTTGTGGAAAATGGTTGGGAAAGAAGAACGGGAATTGCTTAGAATTTTGGTACAAATTTACCTTGAGCTGTAA